In Methanobacterium bryantii, the following proteins share a genomic window:
- a CDS encoding MATE family efflux transporter: MQTDESQSTLNSPLGDDKTKGVNLITGDPRKAIIKLSGPMIISMLLMTFYNLVNAIWVAGLGGDALAAVGFVTPLYLVLVGLSNGLGAGAASAIARYIGADNKKCANNATLHSLFITVGISIILTVLLIVFLKPILMLLGAGNTIDLAVQFGQVTFAGTILMLFTGVGYGVLRAEGDAKRTMYAMIISSVMNMILDPILIYWAGLGISGAAWGTVISMGFVSVVLLYWFFVKKDTYVSFSIKDFMPDKIVAKSILGVGLPASAEFLIMSILAGIVNGLLVVVAGTDAVAVYSAGWRVVMMATMPIIAVGTSVITVAGVSYGARKYENISIAHKYSIKVGLIIAAATSVLTFVFAPYIAMIFAYTPQSASLAPTIAAFLQVMCFFYIFMPPGVMSSSTFQGVGKGMTSLMLTLLRNLVFIAIFAYIFAIFFGLGEYGVWWGIVAGDILGGIVAYVWARTYIRRLQSIENPD; the protein is encoded by the coding sequence ATGCAAACAGATGAATCACAATCAACATTAAATTCTCCACTTGGAGATGATAAGACAAAAGGAGTTAATCTGATAACTGGGGACCCAAGAAAGGCAATAATCAAACTTTCAGGTCCTATGATCATTTCAATGCTTCTAATGACCTTTTACAACCTGGTCAACGCAATTTGGGTTGCGGGTCTGGGGGGAGATGCTCTAGCAGCAGTTGGATTTGTAACACCATTGTATCTGGTACTTGTTGGTCTCAGTAATGGTCTTGGTGCCGGTGCAGCATCTGCAATAGCACGTTATATAGGGGCGGATAACAAAAAATGCGCAAACAATGCCACATTGCATTCATTGTTCATTACAGTAGGTATTTCAATTATTCTAACCGTGCTGCTTATTGTATTCCTTAAACCTATACTCATGCTTCTTGGCGCGGGAAATACAATAGATCTTGCAGTCCAGTTTGGACAGGTCACTTTTGCAGGAACTATTTTAATGCTCTTTACAGGTGTAGGCTATGGAGTACTCCGTGCAGAGGGAGATGCCAAAAGGACAATGTATGCAATGATAATATCTTCAGTTATGAACATGATCCTTGACCCTATACTTATTTACTGGGCAGGTTTGGGTATTTCAGGAGCGGCATGGGGTACAGTCATATCTATGGGATTTGTATCTGTTGTTCTGCTTTACTGGTTCTTTGTAAAAAAGGATACTTATGTTTCCTTTTCAATTAAAGATTTTATGCCGGATAAAATAGTCGCCAAAAGTATTTTAGGCGTTGGTCTACCTGCAAGTGCTGAGTTTCTTATAATGTCAATTTTAGCAGGTATAGTAAACGGTTTGCTGGTTGTAGTTGCAGGAACAGATGCAGTTGCAGTTTATTCTGCAGGCTGGAGAGTTGTGATGATGGCTACAATGCCCATAATTGCTGTGGGGACATCTGTAATTACAGTTGCCGGTGTTTCATACGGGGCCAGAAAGTATGAAAACATTTCCATAGCCCATAAGTACTCTATAAAGGTGGGGCTTATTATAGCGGCAGCTACAAGTGTCCTGACATTTGTATTCGCTCCTTATATTGCCATGATATTTGCATATACTCCTCAAAGTGCTTCTCTGGCACCTACAATTGCAGCATTCCTTCAGGTGATGTGTTTCTTCTACATCTTCATGCCTCCGGGAGTGATGTCCAGCTCAACATTCCAGGGCGTAGGTAAGGGAATGACATCCCTCATGCTGACATTGCTTCGAAACCTGGTTTTTATTGCAATATTTGCATACATATTCGCGATATTCTTTGGTCTAGGAGAATATGGAGTATGGTGGGGAATTGTTGCAGGGGATATTCTCGGAGGTATAGTTGCATACGTATGGGCGCGTACTTACATCCGCAGGTTGCAGAGCATTGAAAACCCTGATTAA
- a CDS encoding peptidase U32 family protein, which produces MVELLSPARDFQALNAAISNSADSVYVGIEGCNMRANVKNFTVHDLKEAVEICHDADKKIYLCTNTIMKNKDISYLKKIIPTIYHYEVDALIVSDLGALKIARENNIEAHMSIQANVSNFESLNLLEELGVKRVVLSRELSLEEIREIKENTNLEIETFIHGAMCVAVSGRCFLSSHLYDKSANCGECLQPCRKEWKLTSEDGNEFKLLQNENESHILSPKDLCTIEHIPELIEAGIDVFKIEGRARPADYVATVTKAYREAITSYESGSWKFDENWIEELKKVFNRGFDTGFYFKTPYKTSRYNESTHIKKDIGSVVNYYKNVSAAEIRLWDDLEVGDEIIIEGKTTGSLIQKVESIQIDGKDITEVQKSQNVGIKVKDKVRPNDLVYKRIQRQ; this is translated from the coding sequence ATAGTAGAACTACTTTCACCTGCACGAGATTTCCAGGCATTGAATGCAGCAATTTCAAACAGTGCAGACTCTGTTTATGTAGGCATTGAAGGATGCAATATGAGGGCAAATGTTAAAAATTTTACAGTTCACGACCTCAAAGAAGCAGTAGAAATATGTCACGATGCAGATAAAAAGATATACCTCTGCACAAACACGATAATGAAAAATAAGGACATATCCTATTTAAAAAAAATTATCCCTACTATTTATCATTATGAAGTAGACGCATTAATCGTTTCTGATCTTGGTGCACTTAAAATTGCTCGGGAAAACAATATAGAAGCACACATGAGCATACAAGCCAATGTTTCTAATTTTGAATCCCTTAATTTACTTGAAGAGCTTGGAGTTAAACGTGTTGTCCTTTCAAGGGAGTTATCACTTGAAGAAATTAGGGAAATTAAAGAAAACACTAATCTAGAGATAGAAACATTTATACACGGGGCTATGTGCGTTGCGGTTTCTGGAAGATGTTTTTTAAGCTCGCATCTTTACGACAAAAGCGCAAACTGTGGTGAATGCTTACAGCCCTGTAGAAAAGAATGGAAACTTACATCTGAAGATGGAAATGAGTTTAAACTTCTTCAAAATGAAAATGAAAGCCATATCTTAAGTCCTAAAGACCTCTGCACAATAGAACATATCCCCGAACTTATTGAAGCGGGAATTGATGTATTTAAAATAGAAGGAAGAGCTAGACCTGCAGATTATGTTGCAACAGTTACCAAAGCTTATCGAGAAGCTATCACCAGCTATGAAAGTGGTTCGTGGAAATTTGATGAAAACTGGATTGAAGAACTTAAAAAAGTGTTTAATAGAGGTTTTGATACTGGATTTTACTTTAAAACTCCTTATAAAACCAGCAGGTACAATGAATCAACACATATTAAAAAAGACATTGGTTCCGTTGTAAATTATTATAAAAATGTATCTGCAGCTGAAATCAGGCTCTGGGATGATCTGGAGGTTGGAGATGAAATCATAATAGAAGGAAAAACAACAGGATCTTTAATTCAAAAGGTTGAATCAATACAGATTGATGGTAAAGATATAACCGAGGTTCAGAAAAGTCAAAACGTAGGTATAAAAGTTAAAGATAAAGTAAGGCCTAATGATCTGGTTTATAAAAGAATCCAAAGGCAGTAA
- the purF gene encoding amidophosphoribosyltransferase, whose translation MRDKCGIVGAYSHKKSNNISRPIYYGLYALQHRGQESAGISVHNGEKMSTYRGMGLVCDVFNNGNIEGLEGYVGIGHVRYSTTGKSRIENSQPFFSEFDMGTIAVAHNGDIINSMELRKELEEQGYEFKSTTDSEVLCHLLIKKYHKTGDIIKAVQEVSKRLIGSYSLVILFNNDLIVVRDPIGIKPLSLGKVDDITLVASETVAFDVVGGEYIRAVKPGEIMLINDEIKSFKMPTAESCKQAHCMFEYVYFARPDSILDDRYVYDVRLKIGKALAKEFPAEADVVMPVPDSAITAAIGYSRESGLPYGEGLIKNRYIGRTFIMPTQEERETSVRLKMNPVKTELEGKKIVLIDDSIVRGTTSKALVNILREAGVKEIHLRVGCPPIISPCYYGIAMATKRELIASDKEVEEIRKTLGVDSLGYLSVDALVDCIGIKRDQLCLGCLTCEYPTRLPDNIKEYEARRCTC comes from the coding sequence TTGCGAGATAAATGCGGTATTGTAGGGGCTTATTCTCACAAAAAATCAAATAATATCTCAAGACCTATCTATTATGGTCTTTATGCATTACAACATAGAGGACAGGAATCTGCAGGTATATCAGTGCACAATGGGGAAAAAATGAGCACATATAGAGGCATGGGACTTGTCTGTGATGTATTTAACAATGGAAATATTGAAGGACTTGAAGGCTATGTCGGAATAGGGCATGTGAGATATTCAACTACAGGTAAATCAAGAATAGAAAATTCACAACCTTTTTTCAGCGAGTTTGATATGGGAACCATTGCAGTTGCCCATAATGGCGATATCATCAATTCAATGGAACTGAGAAAGGAATTAGAAGAGCAGGGCTACGAATTTAAATCCACCACTGATTCTGAAGTTTTATGCCACCTGCTTATTAAAAAATATCACAAAACTGGAGACATAATAAAAGCTGTTCAAGAAGTTTCTAAACGTTTGATAGGCTCTTATTCACTGGTTATATTATTTAACAATGATCTGATTGTTGTAAGAGATCCAATTGGAATTAAACCTCTTTCACTAGGAAAAGTTGACGATATAACTCTTGTTGCATCCGAAACAGTTGCCTTTGATGTAGTAGGAGGAGAGTACATCCGTGCGGTAAAGCCAGGAGAAATAATGCTTATAAATGATGAAATAAAAAGTTTCAAAATGCCAACAGCCGAGTCATGCAAACAAGCGCACTGCATGTTTGAATATGTTTACTTTGCACGTCCAGACAGCATACTTGATGATAGATATGTCTATGATGTAAGGTTAAAGATTGGAAAAGCACTTGCAAAGGAATTTCCTGCAGAAGCAGATGTTGTAATGCCTGTGCCTGACTCAGCAATAACTGCAGCTATAGGCTATTCCAGAGAATCTGGATTACCTTATGGTGAAGGGCTTATAAAAAACCGTTATATAGGCAGAACTTTTATTATGCCAACTCAAGAAGAACGTGAAACTTCCGTAAGGTTAAAAATGAACCCTGTTAAAACAGAACTGGAAGGTAAAAAAATAGTTCTTATAGACGACAGTATTGTAAGAGGTACGACATCTAAAGCTCTGGTTAACATATTACGGGAAGCAGGAGTTAAAGAAATTCATTTAAGAGTAGGATGTCCACCTATAATTTCACCATGTTATTATGGAATTGCAATGGCAACCAAAAGGGAATTAATAGCATCTGATAAAGAAGTAGAGGAAATAAGAAAAACTTTAGGCGTAGATTCTCTTGGTTATTTAAGTGTAGATGCACTGGTTGACTGTATAGGTATAAAAAGAGATCAGCTCTGCCTTGGATGCCTTACATGTGAATATCCAACAAGATTACCTGATAATATTAAAGAATATGAAGCAAGGCGCTGTACCTGCTGA
- a CDS encoding toprim domain-containing protein — MDIKNPIDVRIIVEGASDVESVSKAMKNIALGAEYHITISSIIPTTSSVIAKKAVKGADIVLIATDVDAPGRELAEKFQKILKDDVGHIERMKLPFGHDVEYMDPYLIQTEIKNAIIRSGLISIANIKLFRELQDKLKEYEKTIKDLSTKIKDLEALNSELSTENQNLQDTDTKLNEELESLENKYNSLQIGFNSMKHEYDEVQNKELFEAFSINELWKEVFDEKLENKEQIYFISNEFKPENVIVGQDRIVALSKKDAVEWLKIIRVVLIFYDSKIEELKEEFDKGKI; from the coding sequence ATGGATATTAAAAATCCGATTGATGTACGGATAATTGTAGAAGGTGCATCAGATGTGGAAAGCGTATCTAAAGCTATGAAAAATATAGCTTTAGGGGCTGAATACCACATTACCATATCCTCTATAATTCCTACAACAAGCTCCGTAATAGCAAAAAAAGCTGTAAAAGGAGCAGATATTGTTTTAATTGCAACTGATGTTGATGCCCCAGGACGAGAACTTGCAGAAAAGTTCCAAAAGATCCTGAAAGATGACGTGGGACATATAGAACGGATGAAACTTCCGTTTGGTCATGACGTCGAGTATATGGATCCTTATCTTATACAAACTGAGATTAAAAATGCTATAATAAGGTCAGGATTAATTTCTATAGCTAATATTAAATTATTTAGAGAATTACAGGATAAATTAAAAGAATATGAAAAAACTATTAAAGATTTATCCACAAAAATTAAAGATTTAGAAGCATTGAATAGTGAACTTTCCACTGAAAATCAAAATCTGCAGGATACAGATACTAAATTAAATGAAGAACTGGAAAGTTTAGAAAATAAATACAACTCACTGCAAATTGGATTTAATTCAATGAAGCATGAGTACGACGAAGTTCAAAATAAAGAATTATTTGAAGCATTCTCTATTAATGAGTTATGGAAAGAAGTTTTTGATGAAAAGTTAGAAAATAAAGAACAGATTTATTTTATAAGTAATGAATTTAAGCCAGAAAATGTAATAGTCGGCCAGGACCGAATTGTTGCATTATCTAAGAAAGATGCTGTTGAATGGCTTAAAATAATCAGAGTAGTCCTAATTTTTTATGATTCTAAAATCGAAGAACTAAAAGAAGAGTTTGACAAAGGAAAGATTTAA
- a CDS encoding 50S ribosomal protein L37e yields the protein MKGTPSFGKRNKKTHIRCRRCGKNSYHARKKYCAACGFGRSSKIRSYNWQNKKITGYRLK from the coding sequence ATGAAGGGAACGCCATCATTTGGTAAGCGTAACAAAAAGACCCACATAAGATGTAGAAGATGTGGTAAAAATTCCTATCATGCAAGGAAAAAATACTGTGCAGCATGTGGTTTCGGCAGATCCAGCAAAATCAGAAGCTACAACTGGCAGAATAAAAAAATTACAGGATATAGGTTGAAATAG
- a CDS encoding LSm family protein, giving the protein MSVQKNVNVSRPLDALGKSLNSQVLIKLKGGREFRGVLKSFDMHMNLVLNDAEELENGESSRRLGVVLIRGDNIVYISPG; this is encoded by the coding sequence GTGAGTGTACAAAAGAATGTGAATGTTTCAAGACCACTTGACGCGTTAGGTAAATCATTAAACTCCCAAGTATTAATCAAGCTTAAAGGCGGAAGAGAATTTAGAGGAGTTTTAAAAAGTTTTGACATGCACATGAACTTAGTATTAAATGATGCTGAAGAATTAGAAAACGGGGAATCATCCCGAAGATTAGGCGTCGTGCTTATAAGAGGAGACAATATAGTTTATATATCTCCAGGATAA